The following proteins are encoded in a genomic region of Coffea eugenioides isolate CCC68of chromosome 6, Ceug_1.0, whole genome shotgun sequence:
- the LOC113774882 gene encoding ribosome biogenesis regulatory protein homolog — protein sequence MAEYEIDLGNLMAFDPHHSFSSPPSSREELVKESLEQGTKLVQAVADTLFILPSTEDPDGPIVTLPPPTTRLPREKPLPKPKPPTRWELFAKKKGIQKHKKDKVAFDEQTGTWKRRHGYDRVNDDKDVPIIEAKMNDEPGEDPFAKRREEKKKRVDKQEKNRLHNLKQAAKSGALPSHIQLAATALPITGSQAAPKKVGKDELQNVAGMAASATASGGKFDKKLPGEKPTKHEKKYRKFLPAAEGSGMSSLEKQQTEKVLNKLISKNSHEILNVEKAVTMYNVKEEKKRRSQKGKSFSSSSKLKPNKKSFKKMPKKGSSNKGKSK from the exons ATGGCAGAATACGAGATTGACTTGGGCAACCTCATGGCCTTCGACCCTCATCACAGCTTTTCCTCTCCTCCATCCTCCAG GGAGGAACTAGTGAAGGAAAGCCTAGAACAGGGGACAAAGTTGGTTCAAGCTGTTGCAGATACTCTCTTTATCTTGCCTTCCACTGAGGACCCAGATGGTCCAATCGTCACGTTGCCTCCTCCTACAACCAGACTCCCTCGAGAGAAGCCG CTACCCAAACCAAAACCTCCAACAAGATGGGAACTGTTTGCCAAAAAGAAAG GCATCCAAAAGCACAAAAAAGACAAGGTTGCATTTGATGAACAAACCGGCACTTGGAAGCGTCGCCATGGTTATGATCGCGTCAATGATGACAAAGATGTACCAATCATTGAGGCCAAGATGAATGATG AGCCAGGGGAAGATCCTTTTGCAAAGAGacgagaagagaagaaaaagagagttgataaacaagagaaaaatcGTTTGCATAACTTGAAACAAGCTGCAAAGTCTGGTGCTTTACCAAG TCATATTCAACTTGCTGCCACTGCATTACCTATAACAGGAAGTCAAGCTGCTCCTAAAAAGGTTGGCAAGGATGAACTACAGAATGTTGCTGGGATGGCAGCATCTGCAACAGCCAGTGGTGGGAAGTTTGACAAGAAGTTGCCTGGCGAAAAACCCACTAAACATGAAAAGAAATATCGCAAG TTTCTACCCGCTGCTGAAGGATCTGGAATGAGTTCCTTGGAGAAGCAGCAAACGGAGAAGGTCCTTAACAAGTTGATCTCAAAAAATTCCCATGAGATTCTTAACGTTGAAAAG GCTGTGACCATGTACAATGTGAAGGAGGAGAAGAAACGGAGGAGTCAAAAGGGGAAGTCATTCTCAAGCTCGAGCAAGCTGAAGCCCAACAAGAAATCTTTCAAGAAAATGCCGAAAAAGGGTTCCTCAAATAAAGGGAAATCAAAATGA
- the LOC113772865 gene encoding adenine nucleotide transporter BT1, chloroplastic/mitochondrial-like yields the protein MGRIRLNGVENNGDLLFPNSGIGFLWCPLDEGHKPSGFFASVGQMGTGFGMSPNSPNSVGSDFKLPHASFFEKSILPEPGLKVGEVPDLLVGDEMELEEQGVLKKKKAKRGGLKLMIKVGNSSLRRLISGAIAGAVSRTSVAPLETIRTHLMVGSCGTSTGEVFQNIMNNEGWQGLFRGNLVNVIRVAPSKAIELFAYDTVKKQLTPKTGEEPKQPIPASLIAGAVAGISSTLVTYPLELLKTRLTVQRGVYKSFLDAFLKIVREEGPGELYRGLTPSLIGVVPYAASNYFAYDSLRKAYKQVFKQEEIGNVATLLIGSAAGAISSSATFPLEVARKHMQAGALNGRQYRNMLHALISILEHEGVPGLYRGLGPSCMKLVPAAGISFMCYEACKRILVENEDDS from the exons ATGGGTAGAATAAGATTGAATGGTGTTGAGAACAATGGGGATTTGTTGTTTCCGAATTCTGGGATTGGGTTTTTGTGGTGTCCCCTAGATGAAGGTCACAAGCCAAGTGGATTTTTTGCTAGTGTGGGGCAGATGGGGACGGGTTTTGGTATGTCCCCGAATTCTCCAAATTCTGTTGGTAGTGACTTCAAGCTTCCGCACGCCAGTTTCTTTGAGAAATCTATATTGCCAGAACCCGGTTTAAAGGTTGGTGAGGTACCAGATTTGCTGGTTGGTGATGAGATGGAATTAGAAGAGCAAGGggtattgaagaagaagaaggctAAAAGGGGTGGTCTTAAATTGATGATAAAAGTCGGGAATTCATCACTGAGGAGGTTGATCAGTGGAGCAATTGCTGGTGCAGTATCGCGGACGTCTGTTGCGCCGCTGGAGACAATAAGGACACATTTAATGGTGGGGAGCTGTGGAACCTCAACTGGCGAAGTGTTCCAGAATATTATGAATAATGAAGGATGGCAAGGCTTATTTAGGGGTAATCTGGTGAATGTCATCCGTGTTGCGCCAAGCAAGGCAATTGAG CTATTTGCTTATGACACAGTCAAGAAGCAGTTGACACCTAAGACTGGAGAGGAGCCAAAACAACCTATTCCCGCTTCTTTAATTGCAGGTGCTGTTGCTGGAATCAGCTCAACTTTAGTCACGTATCCACTTGAGTTACTCAAAACTCGACTCACCGTGCAG AGGGGTGTATACAAGAGTTTCTTGGATGCTTTTCTGAAAATTGTGCGAGAGGAGGGACCGGGAGAGCTGTATAGAGGCCTCACTCCAAGCTTAATTGGTGTAGTCCCATATGCTGCCAGCAATTATTTTGCCTATGACTCGTTAAGGAAGGCCTACAAGCAAGTTTTCAAACAGGAGGAAATTGGAAATGTTGCAACCCTCCTAATTGGATCGGCAGCTGGTGCAATTTCAAGTAGTGCAACTTTCCCGCTTGAGGTGGCGCGTAAACACATGCAAGCAGGTGCTCTGAATGGGAGGCAATATCGGAACATGCTTCATGCCCTTATAAGCATACTTGAACACGAAGGTGTACCTGGTTTGTACAGGGGCCTGGGCCCGAGCTGCATGAAATTAGTACCTGCTGCTGGAATTTCATTCATGTGTTACGAGGCATGCAAGAGGATACTGgttgaaaatgaagatgattcgTAG
- the LOC113773383 gene encoding uncharacterized protein At2g34160-like translates to MEEVTAGVNNINISGGGGGGGGGGGDLHKKNRIQVSNTKKPLFFYVNLAKRYMQQHNEVELSALGLAISTVVSVAEILKNNGFAVEKKIMTSTVEMRDDSRGRPISKAKIEIVLGKTEKFDELMAAASEREAAEAEEQS, encoded by the exons ATGGAGGAGGTAACAGCCGGGGTAAACAACATTAACATCAGCGGTggtggcggcggcggcggcggcggcggagGAGATCTTCATAAAAAGAATCGCATTCAGGTCTCTAACACCAAAAAACCCTTGTTTTTCTACGTCAACCTCGCCAAG AGGTATATGCAGCAACACAATGAGGTGGAGCTGTCTGCTCTTGGCTTAG CTATTTCCACAGTTGTCAgtgttgctgaaattttgaagaatAATGGATTTGCTGTGGAAAAGA AAATTATGACATCTACTGTTGAAATGAGAGACGATTCAAGAGGTCGTCCCATCTCAAAGGCCAAA ATTGAGATAGTGCTGGGGAAGACGGAAAAATTTGACGAATTAATGGCGGCAGCATCAGAGAGGGAAGCTGCAGAAGCTGAGGAGCAGAGTTGA
- the LOC113773382 gene encoding DEAD-box ATP-dependent RNA helicase 52C-like, with protein sequence MPWNESTRSPRPISPAYLPPHLRHQPTFTVTIPTSLARSSSSRGGGGGGRGRGRGRGFRGGRAPNPPRSYGRSRRNFSDYDPNPYNQKIMPEPPFDISEKFDELEVIDDDPSGVNNINAYDETPVETSGFDVPPPVTSFSEIDFCSGLSDNIKRCQFVKPTPIQRYAIPVAMAGRDLMACAQTGSGKTAAFCFPIITRILRDHHQLKSPTKKIDRNGGGGGFSLKTIMACPLALILAPTRELSCQIHDEAKKFSYKTGVKVVVAYGGAPIVQQFRNLEKGVDILVATPGRLVDMIERAKVSLKNVKYLALDEADRMLDMGFEPQVRKIVQQMEMPPAGVRQTMLFSATFPIEIQRLASDFLSNYIFLAAGKVGSSTDLIAQRVEYVHDADKKNHLLNLLRSQRANGKHALTLVFVETKKGADALQSWLSMKGFPSMAIHGDKVQMERERALKSFRSGLTPILVATDVAARGLDIPHVAHVINFDLPREIGDYVHRIGRTGRAGKPGLATAFFSDKNAPLAKALVELMQEANQEIPPWLNEYTETSHAYGSGGTRSSRFSGVKFGGHNYRRGADNENYDYSNQFEDGTALESYPSHSSPYSSHDSRADFPTSSRADSFHEGFYGHMLDHRTVVASGWD encoded by the exons ATGCCGTGGAACGAATCAACTCGCTCACCTCGACCCATCTCACCTGCCTATCTTCCACCCCACCTCCGCCATCAACCCACCTTTACAGTCACCATTCCCACCTCACTCGCCCGCTCTTCCTCCAGccgaggaggaggaggaggagggcgTGGGCGTGGGCGTGGGCGTGGCTTTCGCGGTGGTAGAGCTCCGAACCCACCCCGATCATACGGCCGATCCAGACGAAACTTCTCCGACTATGACCCGAATCCATATAACCAGAAGATCATGCCCGAACCACCCTTTGATATTTCTGAGAAATTTGATGAGCTGGAGGTCATAGACGATGACCCTTCGGGCGTAAATAATATCAATGCGTACGATGAAACTCCGGTGGAAACGAGTGGGTTCGACGTCCCTCCTCCGGTGACGTCGTTTTCCGAGATTGATTTCTGCTCGGGGCTCAGTGATAACATCAAGAGATGTCAGTTTGTGAAGCCGACGCCGATACAGCGTTACGCCATCCCGGTGGCGATGGCCGGAAGGGACCTCATGGCTTGTGCTCAAACCGGGTCGGGCAAGACTGCGGCGTTTTGCTTTCCTATTATCACTAGGATCCTGAGGGACCATCATCAACTGAAAAGCCCCACGAAAAAAATTGACAGGAATGGTGGAGGAGGAGGCTTCAGTTTGAAGACGATCATGGCATGTCCTCTGGCCCTCATACTAGCTCCTACTCGGGAGTTGTCTTGTCAG ATACATGATGAAGCCAAGAAGTTTTCCTACAAAACTGGAGTGAAGGTTGTCGTGGCATATGGAGGCGCACCCATTGTTCAGCAG TTTCGCAATCTGGAAAAAGGTGTTGACATATTGGTTGCAACACCCGGACGTCTGGTTGATATGATAGAAAGAGCAAAAGTATCTTTAAAGAATGTCAAGTATTTGGCTCTGGATGAGGCTGATAGAATGTTGGATATGGGCTTTGAGCCTCAAGTTAGGAAGATCGTTCAGCAAATGGAAATGCCTCCTGCAGGGGTAAGGCAGACAATGCTTTTCAGTGCAACATTCCctattgaaattcaa AGGCTTGCATCAGATTTTCTTTCAAACTACATTTTTCTAGCTGCAGGGAAGGTTGGATCTAGTACCGATCTCATAGCTCAAAGAGTAGAATATGTTCATGATGCGGACAAGAAAAACCATTTGTTGAACCTTTTAAGATCCCAACGAGCAAATGGAAAG CATGCTTTGACGTTGGTTTttgtggaaacaaagaaaggAGCTGATGCCTTGCAATCCTGGTTGTCGATGAAAGGGTTTCCATCAATGGCTATTCATGGTGACAAAGTACAAATG GAAAGAGAACGGGCATTGAAATCTTTTAGAAGCGGTCTGACTCCCATTCTGGTAGCAACAGATGTCGCAGCACGAGGCTTGGACATTCCACATGTTGCTCATGTCATAAACTTTGACTTGCCAAGGGAAATAGGTGACTACGTTCACAGGATAGGTCGGACTGGGCGTGCTGGCAAACCTGGACTAGCAACAGCATTTTTCAGTGACAAGAATGCACCTCTTGCAAAGGCTCTTGTTGAACTGATGCAGgaagcaaatcaagaaattcctcCCTGGCTCAATGAATACACTGAGACATCTCATGCCTACGGTAGTGGCGGGACTCGATCAAGCCGCTTCAGTGGTGTAAAGTTTGGTGGCCACAATTACCGAAGAGGTGCAGACAATGAGAACTATGACTACTCGAACCAGTTTGAGGATGGAACTGCTCTAGAATCTTATCCTTCACATTCTAGTCCATATTCTTCGCATGATTCTCGTGCTGATTTTCCTACATCTTCCCGAGCAGATTCGTTTCATGAAGGCTTCTATGGTCACATGCTGGACCACCGTACTGTTGTTGCCAGTGGCTGGGATTGA
- the LOC113775531 gene encoding uncharacterized protein LOC113775531 gives MMRLLLSKTASTRNSLHFSQFYSQRGMHSRNKKAMEFIAKGWNALKEVDRVIDYCDLNDHRLIPMLRTAKENFELALEADNSNTHARYWLSKLHLKYHAPGACKAVGAALLVEAADMGDKDAQYELGCRLRVENDYVQSDQQAFYYLEKAVDQLHPGALYLLGAVYLTGDCVKKDVASAIWCFHRASERGHAGAAIAYGSLLLRGAEVPESLTRFSTKRRSLTRIQRNKGERSELNPLEMARDQFEIAAKGGCDLGFRWLKRLEEEEERVYKSRISNFS, from the exons ATGATGAGATTACTGCTCTCAAAGACGGCTTCTACAAGAAATAGCCTTCATTTTTCCCAGTTCTATTCTCAA AGAGGCATGCATAGTAGAAACAAGAAAGCAATGGAGTTCATTGCTAAAGGATGGAATGCTCTGAAGGAAGTTGATAGAGTGATAGATTATTGTGATCTTAATGACCACCGTCTCATCCCTATGCTTAGG ACAGCAAAGGAGAACTTTGAATTGGCCCTAGAGGCTGACAACTCAAACACCCATGCAAGATATTGGTTGTCAAAACTGCATCTGAAATATCATGCCCCTGGTGCATGTAAAGCTGT AGGAGCTGCTTTGTTAGTGGAAGCTGCTGACATGGGTGATAAAGATGCGCAATATGAATTAGGTTGCCGACTCAGAGTTGAG AATGACTATGTTCAATCAGATCAACAGGCTTTCTACTATTTAGAGAAGGCAGTCGACCAG TTGCATCCAGGTGCTCTTTACCTCTTAGGTGCTGTCTATTTGACTGGAGATTGTGTGAAGAAAGATGTTGCATCTGCTATATGGTGTTTCCATAGGGCTTCTGAGAGG GGTCATGCTGGAGCCGCCATAGCATATGGTTCCCTGCTTCTTAGAG GTGCGGAAGTTCCAGAATCGCTAACAAGATTTAGTACAAAAAGGAGATCCCTGACCAGAATACAAAGAAATAAGGGGGAAAGGAGCGAGCTTAATCCCCTTGAGATGGCGAGAGATCAATTTGAAATAGCTGCAAAAGGAGGATGCGACCTTGGTTTTAGATGGCTGAAAAGGCTCGAGGAGGAAGAGGAGCGCGTTTATAAAAGCCGAATTTCTAACTTCAGTTAG
- the LOC113773249 gene encoding probable ethanolamine kinase isoform X1 — protein MGAVNIWNAIEVAESHTSDIPSSSLTIDHSLSPSDMKPRIVELCKDLFKKWSNLDESHFSVERVSGGITNLLLKVSVVEKNGNIVNITVRLYGPNTEYVINRERELQAIPYLSAAGFGAKLLGIFANGMVQSFIDARTLAPPDMREPKLAAEIAKQLRKFHQVDIPGSKEPQLWNDIFKFYGKASNLNFDDFEEQKKYETISFKEIISEIIELKELTGCLDAPVVYAHNDLLSGNLMLNDDEERLYIIDFEYGSYSYRGFDIGNHFNEYAGYDCDYSLCPNKDEQYHFFRHYLDPERPEEVSDKDLEALYIETNMYMLASHLYWALWALIQAKMSPIDFDYLGYFFLRYGEFRRQKETCFSLAKAYLSRSHTR, from the exons ATGGGGGCAGTCAATATCTGGAACGCCATCGAAGTTGCAGAGAGCCATACCTCTGACATTCCGTCGTCTTCCCTCACCATCGACCACTCCCTATCGCCTTCCGATATGAAGCCGCGGATCGT AGAGCTGTGCAAGGACCTGTTCAAGAAGTGGTCTAATTTGGACGAGTCTCACTTCTCTGTTGAGAGAGTTTCCGGTGGCATAACAAATCTAT TGCTAAAGGTTTCTGTTGTGGAAAAAAACGGGAATATTGTCAATATTACAGTAAGGTTGTATGGTCCTAATACTGAGTACGTCATCAATCGTGAAAGGGAACTACAG GCTATCCCATACCTTTCAGCAGCAGGATTTGGTGCAAAGTTACTTGGAATATTTGCGAATGGAATGGTGCAGTCATTTATTGATGCACGAACTCTGGCTCCACCAG ACATGAGAGAGCCAAAGCTAGCAGCTGAAATTGCTAAACAACTTCGTAAGTTTCATCAGGTGGATATACCAGGTTCTAAAGAACCTCAACTGTGGAATGACATCTTCAAATTCTATGGAAAAG CGTCAAACCTCAACTTTGATGATTTTGAGGAGCAGAAGAAGTATGAAACAATTtcatttaaagaaataattagTGAAATCATTGAGCTCAAG GAATTGACTGGATGTCTTGATGCCCCAGTAGTCTATGCTCATAATGACTTGCTTTCAGGAAATTTGATGCTTAATGATGATGAAG AAAGACTCTACATCATTGATTTTGAGTATGGATCATATAGTTACAGAGGTTTTGACATTGGGAATCACTTTAACGAATATGCTGGCTATGATTGTGACTACAGCTT GTGCCCAAACAAGGATGAACAATATCATTTCTTCAGACACTATTTAGACCCTGAAAGACCGGAGGAG GTGTCTGACAAAGATTTGGAAGCTCTTTATATCGAGACAAATATGTACATGTTAGCATCACACTTGTATTGGGCGTTATGGGCTTTAATCCAG GCAAAAATGTCTCCAATTGATTTCGACTATCTTGGTTATTTTTTCTTGCGATATGGCGAGTTCAGAAGGCAGAAAGAAACCTGTTTCTCATTGGCAAAAGCATACTTGTCAAGATCTCACACACGGTGA
- the LOC113773249 gene encoding probable ethanolamine kinase isoform X2 — MGAVNIWNAIEVAESHTSDIPSSSLTIDHSLSPSDMKPRIVELCKDLFKKWSNLDESHFSVERVSGGITNLLLKVSVVEKNGNIVNITVRLYGPNTEYVINRERELQAIPYLSAAGFGAKLLGIFANGMVQSFIDARTLAPPDMREPKLAAEIAKQLRKFHQVDIPGSKEPQLWNDIFKFYGKASNLNFDDFEEQKKYETISFKEIISEIIELKELTGCLDAPVVYAHNDLLSGNLMLNDDEERLYIIDFEYGSYSYRGFDIGNHFNEYAGYDCDYSLCPNKDEQYHFFRHYLDPERPEEEVNCDGCQMPIAGR, encoded by the exons ATGGGGGCAGTCAATATCTGGAACGCCATCGAAGTTGCAGAGAGCCATACCTCTGACATTCCGTCGTCTTCCCTCACCATCGACCACTCCCTATCGCCTTCCGATATGAAGCCGCGGATCGT AGAGCTGTGCAAGGACCTGTTCAAGAAGTGGTCTAATTTGGACGAGTCTCACTTCTCTGTTGAGAGAGTTTCCGGTGGCATAACAAATCTAT TGCTAAAGGTTTCTGTTGTGGAAAAAAACGGGAATATTGTCAATATTACAGTAAGGTTGTATGGTCCTAATACTGAGTACGTCATCAATCGTGAAAGGGAACTACAG GCTATCCCATACCTTTCAGCAGCAGGATTTGGTGCAAAGTTACTTGGAATATTTGCGAATGGAATGGTGCAGTCATTTATTGATGCACGAACTCTGGCTCCACCAG ACATGAGAGAGCCAAAGCTAGCAGCTGAAATTGCTAAACAACTTCGTAAGTTTCATCAGGTGGATATACCAGGTTCTAAAGAACCTCAACTGTGGAATGACATCTTCAAATTCTATGGAAAAG CGTCAAACCTCAACTTTGATGATTTTGAGGAGCAGAAGAAGTATGAAACAATTtcatttaaagaaataattagTGAAATCATTGAGCTCAAG GAATTGACTGGATGTCTTGATGCCCCAGTAGTCTATGCTCATAATGACTTGCTTTCAGGAAATTTGATGCTTAATGATGATGAAG AAAGACTCTACATCATTGATTTTGAGTATGGATCATATAGTTACAGAGGTTTTGACATTGGGAATCACTTTAACGAATATGCTGGCTATGATTGTGACTACAGCTT GTGCCCAAACAAGGATGAACAATATCATTTCTTCAGACACTATTTAGACCCTGAAAGACCGGAGGAG GAAGTTAACTGTGATGGCTGTCAAATGCCAATTGCAGGGAGATGA
- the LOC113773481 gene encoding ras-related protein RABB1c-like gives MSYDYLFKYIVIGDAGVGKSCLLKQFTSKRFEQGHDPTIGAEFGTRIIRADKKKLKLHVWDTAGQEKFRSITQSFYRGAAGALLVYDVTSRESFAHLASWLKDLKELANKNMTIMLIGNKSDLDGSRAVSTEEGSEFAQKHGLIFIECSAKTAQNVEEAFVSTAIAIRKTVQGGDSEGLQDRGIRGDSAASQRGSCCN, from the coding sequence ATGTCGTACGATTATCTCTTCAAATACATTGTAATAGGAGATGCCGGAGTTGGTAAATCGTGCCTTCTTAAGCAGTTCACCAGCAAACGATTTGAACAGGGGCACGATCCGACCATAGGTGCTGAGTTTGGAACTAGAATCATCAGAGCGGACAAGAAGAAACTAAAACTTCACGTGTGGGACACGGCAGGCCAAGAAAAGTTCAGGTCAATAACGCAGAGTTTCTACAGAGGTGCTGCTGGGGCGCTCCTAGTTTATGATGTCACGAGCAGGGAAAGTTTTGCTCATCTTGCTTCTTGGTTGAAGGACCTCAAGGAACTTGCTAACAAAAACATGACCATAATGCTGATAGGCAACAAGTCTGATTTAGATGGTAGTAGGGCCGTCAGCACCGAAGAAGGCTCAGAATTTGCCCAGAAGCATGGTTTAATATTCATCGAGTGCTCAGCAAAGACTGCTCAAAATGTTGAAGAAGCGTTCGTAAGCACAGCCATAGCGATACGTAAGACCGTCCAAGGTGGAGATTCTGAGGGGTTACAAGATCGAGGTATAAGAGGAGACTCGGCGGCTTCTCAAAGAGGATCTTGttgtaattaa
- the LOC113775883 gene encoding F-box/kelch-repeat protein At1g55270-like — protein MDRMLQPPLVDTTACLCRVDAGLKTVAGAKKYVPGTKLCLQPDIKPSIHPTRQKPPRDKNRSQSPLLPGLPDDLAIACLIRVPRIEHRKLRLVCKRWYRLLAGNFFYSLRKNLGIAEEWIYIMKRDRDGKISWHAFDPMYQLWQPLPPVPKEYSEALGFGCAVLSGCHLYLFGGKDPVKGSMRRVIFYSARTNKWHRAPDMLQRRHFFGSCVINNCLYVAGGENDGIHRSLRSAEVYDPNKNRWSIICEMSTAMVPFIGVVYEGKWFLKGLGSHRQVLSELYQPETDRWYPVYDGMVAGWRNPSTSMNGHLYALECKDGCKLRVYDEATDSWSKHIDSKMHLGNSKALEAAALLPLNGKLCIIRNNMSISVVDVSKSDDSRSGAPAEHLWETISGKGQLKTLVTNFLSSLAGRNRVKHHIVHCQVLQA, from the exons ATGGATAGGATGCTCCAGCCTCCCCTG GTTGATACAACAGCGTGTCTTTGTCGAGTTGATGCGGGCCTCAAAACTGTTGCAGGAGCTAAAAAGTATGTTCCTGGAACAAAGCTCTGTCTTCAACCTGACATCAAACCTTCCATTCACCCTACTAGACAGAAACCACCACGAGACAAAAATCGGAGCCAATCCCCTTTATTGCCAGGACTTCCAGATGATCTTGCCATTGCGTGCTTAATTCGGGTCCCAAGAATTGAACATCGCAAACTCCGATTAGTCTGCAAGAGATGGTATCGTCTTCTGGCTGGTAACTTCTTCTATTCTCTTCGGAAAAATCTAGGGATTGCAGAAGAATGGATATACATTATGAAGAGAGATCGAGATGGTAAAATATCATGGCATGCTTTTGATCCTATGTATCAGCTGTGGCAACCTCTTCCACCTGTTCCTAAAGAATATTCAGAAGCCCTTGGGTTTGGATGTGCTGTACTCAGTGGCTGTCACCTGTACCTATTTGGTGGTAAAGACCCGGTGAAGGGATCTATGAGAAGAGTCATCTTTTATAGTGCAAGAACAAATAAATGGCACCGGGCACCAGATATGCTTCAAAGGCGGCATTTCTTTGGCTCTTGTGTCATAAATAACTGTTTATACGTAGCTGGTGGAGAAAATGACGGGATTCATCGGTCACTTAGATCAGCTGAAGTTTATGATCCCAACAAGAACAGATGGTCCATTATTTGTGAGATGAGTACAGCGATGGTGCCCTtcattggtgttgtttatgagGGCAAGTGGTTCTTGAAGGGGCTAGGATCTCATCGACAGGTTCTTAGTGAGCTCTACCAACCCGAAACTGACAGGTGGTACCCTGTGTATGATGGAATGGTAGCAGGGTGGAGGAACCCTAGCACTTCAATGAATGGGCATCTGTATGCATTGGAGTGTAAGGATGGCTGCAAACTTAGGGTATATGATGAAGCAACTGATTCTTGGAGCAAGCACATAGATAGTAAGATGCATTTGGGTAATTCCAAAGCTTTGGAGGCAGCTGCACTCCTCCCTCTGAATGGAAAGTTGTGCATCATCCGGAACAACATGAGTATTTCTGTGGTTGATGTTTCCAAATCTGATGACAGTAGGAGTGGAGCCCCAGCGGAACATTTATGGGAAACTATTTCGGGAAAAGGGCAGTTGAAGACTTTGGTTACAAATTTCTTGTCAAGCCTTGCAGGTAGGAATCGTGTTAAACATCATATAGTTCATTGCCAGGTTCTTCAGGCTTGA